The following are from one region of the Littorina saxatilis isolate snail1 linkage group LG2, US_GU_Lsax_2.0, whole genome shotgun sequence genome:
- the LOC138958220 gene encoding uncharacterized protein: protein MFCSMTHMHQQLANYFLASGRGRPPNPPGLTNKVLLLLQRQSGKPSSVVHSWFEKLFPEVTFPVDRIGGVIDRTEKQFKEHLSGETETTAFLQVVRDLDSEMRFPNFDIRG from the exons ATGTTCTGTTCG ATGACACACATGCACCAACAACTTGCTAACTATTTTCTTGCCTCTGGCCGTGGCAGACCTCCAAATCCACCGGGGCTGACAAACAAGGTTTTGCTGCTGTTACAGAGGCAAAGTGGCAAGCCCTCTTCAGTG GTCCACTCCTGGTTTGAGAAGCTCTTCCCAGAAGTTACCTTTCCTGTGGATCGGATTGGTGGTGTCATTGATCGCACGGAGAAGCAATTCAAGGAGCACCTCAGTGGGGAGACAGAAACAACAGCATTTCTTCAGGTTGTCAGAGATCTTGATTCAGAGATGAGATTCCCAAATTTTGACATAAGAGGGTAA